In Hoplias malabaricus isolate fHopMal1 chromosome 6, fHopMal1.hap1, whole genome shotgun sequence, a single window of DNA contains:
- the tmem200b gene encoding transmembrane protein 200A — protein sequence MGTQSQTSATASRQHLSCLRLHPKRKKESVIQGKLRMRSIPGAFLVLGVVVLIVGTALAVAGYLSGPSQTSGWNLGPKGFFSTASLIHSERMKLLGPVIMGVGLFILICANTMLYENRDRETQMRSVICSVSTAVPSADVIQVNSLAKHYQWVGSLPAAHLNIMCLQELASEPLMQVKDLEEDGGSQQRAVLCTEVLHHQESSSTSSICSSRSCNSSRLDVSTVPNEEQGVSCGWKPYPEIHCKLSSCLTAISMSMLEGEEWMLSIIPPRRSHSMSYRTKPHMLAIVHFEEKTEHTVDCSRQLRLQSGSEVCMTEFGTVTPQRMEKKRHCSWPQLNLGYVRKYLKLENKEDSLEKLLDQLEKLDHQGFGSGPFQ from the coding sequence ATGGGAACTCAAAGCCAAACGTCTGCCACAGCTTCCCGACAGCATTTGTCATGCTTACGCCTTCacccaaaaagaaagaaagagagtgtgatCCAGGGAAAACTGCGCATGCGCTCCATCCCAGGGGCCTTTCTGGTGCTAGGTGTGGTGGTGTTGATCGTTGGCACTGCACTGGCAGTGGCAGGGTATCTCTCTGGCCCCTCACAGACATCTGGATGGAACTTGGGACCCAAAGGCTTCTTTTCCACAGCCAGTTTGATCCATAGTGAAAGGATGAAACTTTTAGGCCCTGTGATTATGGGAGTTGGTCTCTTCATTCTCATATGTGCTAATACCATGCTGTATGAGAACAGAGACAGGGAAACTCAGATGCGGAGTGTCATCTGTTCTGTATCCACTGCTGTACCCTCAGCAGATGTCATTCAGGTGAACTCCCTGGCAAAGCACTACCAGTGGGTTGGCAGCTTACCTGCAGCCCATTTGAACATCATGTGCCTTCAGGAACTGGCTTCTGAGCCACTAATGCAGGTGAAAGACTTGGAAGAGGATGGAGGTTCACAGCAAAGAGCAGTTTTATGCACAGAGGTTCTTCATCACCAAGAATCTTCCTCAACGTCCTCTATTTGTTCTTCCAGATCCTGCAACTCCAGCAGATTGGATGTCAGTACTGTTCCCAATGAAGAACAGGGGGTCAGTTGTGGCTGGAAGCCATATCCAGAAATCCACTGCAAACTCAGCAGCTGCCTAACTGCAATCTCAATGTCCATGCTGGAAGGGGAGGAGTGGATGTTAAGCATCATTCCCCCCAGGCGTTCCCACAGTATGAGCTACAGGACTAAACCTCACATGTTGGCTATAGTGCACTTTGAAGAAAAGACTGAGCATACTGTAGACTGCTCTAGACAGCTCAGGTTGCAGTCTGGCTCTGAGGTTTGCATGACAGAGTTTGGGACAGTTACTCCTCAACGTATGGAAAAGAAGAGGCATTGCAGCTGGCCACAACTCAATCTTGGATATGTTAGAAAGTATCTCAAGCTAGAAAACAAGGAGGACTCACTGGAAAAGTTACTGGATCAGCTTGAAAAGCTTGATCACCAAGGCTTTGGCTCTGGACCCTTCCAGTGA